One genomic window of Clostridium taeniosporum includes the following:
- a CDS encoding flippase → MSKSISKNALFKGSLNLFNIVLPILVGPVIAQTLGDKSYGQISYAESLTGWFLIFASFGISQYGLREVSKVRDDEEKLQQTFTSLFLFTLVTNILVSSIYMIYVFTIGRNRPDFYTCMILGFNLVFNLFYVEWINEALENYDFIATKTMVVRIIYSLLVIFCIRDISNFNLYLYLVIGSNFINNILSFVYIKKRVRFNFKNLQFKRHIKPMFFVVILSNVNILYTQLDKIMLGSQTFGTDTVNVGYYNMAQKIMSIINILMLTIIQVTMPRLSNYLGNDSKEEYISLLRRIIKIYFMFLFPASIGMLCLSKEIILLYGGSQFVKAIPIMFVFSIYMLTIGVEGIIANQMIYLNGREKDDVKLVLIGGILNVILNVALALMGYFTPTNAIITTLISNLIVIVLEYRFARKVINIDINLFAFENIKYFYYSILFIPLIFAIKYFINSILLVSGLSVLICGIVYVGILVFSKDEVFLQLSDTLLRKFKIKR, encoded by the coding sequence ATGTCAAAATCAATATCGAAAAATGCATTGTTTAAGGGATCGTTAAATTTATTTAATATTGTATTACCAATATTAGTTGGTCCAGTTATAGCACAAACATTAGGCGATAAGTCATATGGACAGATATCATATGCCGAATCTTTAACTGGATGGTTTTTAATATTTGCAAGTTTCGGGATTTCTCAATATGGATTAAGAGAAGTAAGTAAAGTAAGAGATGATGAAGAAAAACTTCAACAAACATTTACTAGTTTATTTTTATTTACTTTAGTTACTAATATATTAGTTTCTTCAATATATATGATATATGTATTTACAATAGGTAGAAACAGACCAGATTTTTATACTTGTATGATTTTAGGTTTTAACCTTGTATTTAATCTTTTTTATGTTGAATGGATAAATGAAGCATTAGAAAATTATGATTTTATAGCAACAAAGACTATGGTAGTTAGAATAATTTATTCTTTGTTAGTTATATTTTGTATAAGAGATATTAGTAATTTTAATTTATACTTATATTTAGTAATAGGATCTAATTTTATAAATAATATCTTGAGTTTTGTATACATAAAAAAAAGAGTAAGATTTAATTTTAAAAATTTACAATTTAAAAGGCATATTAAACCAATGTTTTTTGTTGTTATTTTATCTAATGTGAATATTTTATATACTCAATTAGATAAGATAATGTTAGGTAGCCAAACTTTTGGAACAGATACTGTTAATGTTGGATATTATAATATGGCTCAAAAGATAATGTCGATAATAAATATATTAATGCTTACTATAATTCAAGTGACTATGCCTAGACTTTCTAACTATCTTGGGAATGATTCAAAGGAAGAGTATATTTCTCTTTTAAGAAGAATTATAAAAATATATTTTATGTTTTTATTTCCGGCATCTATAGGGATGCTATGTCTTTCAAAAGAAATAATTCTTTTATATGGAGGATCACAATTTGTTAAGGCTATCCCAATAATGTTTGTATTTTCGATTTATATGTTAACTATTGGAGTTGAGGGAATAATAGCTAATCAAATGATATATCTTAATGGAAGAGAAAAAGATGATGTAAAATTAGTTTTAATTGGTGGAATTTTAAATGTTATATTAAATGTTGCTTTAGCATTAATGGGATATTTTACACCAACAAATGCTATTATAACAACTCTTATTTCAAATCTCATTGTAATAGTACTTGAATATAGATTTGCAAGAAAAGTTATTAATATAGATATAAATTTATTTGCATTTGAAAATATTAAATATTTTTATTATTCAATATTATTTATTCCATTAATATTTGCAATAAAATATTTTATAAATAGTATATTATTAGTTTCAGGATTATCAGTATTAATATGTGGAATAGTTTATGTTGGAATATTAGTGTTTTCTA
- a CDS encoding sugar phosphate nucleotidyltransferase, translating into MRAILVAAGMGTRLRPLTNTIPKSLIEVNGISLLERQILNLREIGIDEIIVLTGYLHEKFDDLVKKYDLIKIVNDKYDVYNNIYTMYLAKDYLQDAFVIDADNYINKNFLPNKRPDNSEYYSACKENIVGEWILRYDENNKLQRVDIGKEGDEPSYIMSGASYWSKKDGKIIAQRIDEKVKCGDFKNLYWDDIVVENLNDLEVYVNKIGSNDIFEIDSIKDLEYLKNKLSIK; encoded by the coding sequence ATGAGAGCGATATTAGTAGCAGCTGGTATGGGTACTAGACTTAGACCACTTACCAATACTATACCAAAATCTTTGATTGAGGTTAATGGGATATCATTACTTGAAAGACAAATACTTAACTTAAGAGAAATAGGAATAGATGAAATTATCGTTTTGACTGGATATTTACATGAAAAGTTTGATGATTTGGTTAAGAAGTATGATTTGATAAAAATAGTTAATGACAAGTATGATGTTTATAATAATATTTATACTATGTATTTAGCTAAAGATTATCTTCAAGATGCATTTGTTATTGATGCAGACAATTATATTAATAAAAACTTTTTACCTAATAAAAGACCTGATAATTCAGAGTATTATTCTGCTTGTAAGGAAAATATAGTTGGTGAATGGATATTAAGGTATGATGAAAATAATAAGTTACAAAGAGTTGATATAGGAAAAGAAGGGGATGAACCTTCTTATATAATGTCAGGGGCATCTTATTGGAGCAAAAAAGACGGAAAAATAATAGCACAAAGAATAGATGAAAAAGTTAAATGTGGAGATTTTAAAAATTTATATTGGGATGATATAGTTGTTGAAAACCTTAATGATTTAGAAGTTTATGTTAATAAAATAGGCTCTAATGATATTTTTGAAATAGATTCTATTAAGGATTTGGAATATCTAAAAAACAAGCTTAGTATAAAATAG
- a CDS encoding winged helix-turn-helix transcriptional regulator: MLEDRLEILKILNNNFNINQRELSRRTNISLGKVNAILKEFTTDGTIERIVNNRGILYRVTEKGMKILEENLASAKNTRLKIHEDDNKPVKEAVILAAGRAKDFGKPVGMLEIEDFKLIDRTLNILKENGINKITIITGYESVYYEEYFKNNKNINLVKSDKYKWTGTMYSLSLAKEYINDDFLLIENDLIFEKRSIRELIESKNRDCILLTNESGSGDEAFVEIRDNHLFKMSKDIHQFNRIDGEMIGITKVSYKLYQMMLEEFKGNINPYLNYEYVLLDVARDYNIGFVKIDDLAWGDADTKKEYENILNHLYPTIRRRELNYEISTVKTIIRETMKVNEEDISEVVPAGGMTNKNYRVCVKGKRYILRVAGIGTESMISRKNEMFNSSIASDRGYNVETPYFNVETGIKISTFIENAETLTPRSIKKEENLKQVTKILRELHEDNEFSMKNEFNVFRELEKYEDILKKADGVFFNDYKEVREKFMKLEQVLKDCNRVFVPSHNDLVSENLVKDTDGRMYLIDWEYSGINDDMWDLAGLSLENSFSEDDIELMFRLYFNGEPDENSRKRLLIHQISQDILWAVWTLIKENEGDDFGTYGIDRYNRGKENLKKLEAEF; this comes from the coding sequence TTGTTAGAAGATAGATTAGAAATATTAAAGATATTAAACAACAATTTTAATATTAATCAAAGAGAGTTATCAAGGAGAACTAATATTTCTTTAGGTAAGGTAAACGCTATTTTAAAAGAGTTTACTACTGATGGAACTATAGAAAGAATTGTAAATAATAGAGGAATTTTATATAGAGTAACAGAAAAAGGAATGAAAATATTAGAAGAAAATCTTGCTTCTGCCAAGAATACTAGATTAAAAATTCATGAAGATGATAATAAACCTGTTAAAGAAGCTGTTATTCTTGCAGCTGGAAGAGCTAAGGATTTTGGTAAGCCAGTTGGTATGCTTGAAATAGAAGATTTTAAGTTAATAGATAGAACATTAAATATACTTAAAGAAAATGGTATTAATAAAATTACTATAATAACAGGATATGAGAGTGTTTATTATGAAGAGTATTTTAAAAATAATAAGAATATAAATTTAGTTAAAAGTGATAAATATAAATGGACTGGAACTATGTATTCACTATCTTTAGCTAAGGAATATATTAATGACGATTTTTTACTTATAGAAAATGATTTGATTTTTGAAAAAAGATCTATTAGAGAACTTATAGAAAGTAAGAATAGAGATTGTATACTTCTTACTAATGAAAGTGGTTCTGGTGATGAAGCTTTTGTTGAAATAAGAGATAATCATTTATTTAAAATGTCTAAAGATATACATCAATTTAATAGAATTGATGGTGAAATGATAGGTATAACCAAAGTATCTTATAAGTTATATCAAATGATGCTTGAAGAATTTAAAGGTAATATAAATCCATATTTAAATTATGAATATGTATTGTTAGATGTTGCAAGAGATTATAATATAGGTTTTGTTAAAATAGATGATCTTGCTTGGGGAGATGCTGATACTAAGAAAGAGTATGAAAATATTTTAAATCATTTATATCCAACAATAAGAAGACGTGAACTTAACTATGAAATTAGTACTGTAAAAACTATAATTAGAGAAACTATGAAAGTAAACGAAGAAGATATAAGTGAAGTTGTGCCTGCTGGAGGAATGACTAATAAGAATTATAGAGTTTGTGTTAAAGGAAAAAGATATATCCTAAGGGTTGCAGGGATTGGTACTGAAAGTATGATAAGCAGAAAAAATGAGATGTTTAATTCTTCAATTGCTTCTGATAGAGGATATAATGTTGAAACTCCGTATTTTAATGTTGAAACTGGAATAAAAATATCTACTTTTATAGAAAATGCAGAAACTTTAACTCCAAGAAGTATTAAAAAGGAAGAAAATTTAAAACAAGTTACTAAAATATTAAGAGAATTACATGAAGATAATGAATTTTCAATGAAAAATGAATTTAATGTATTCAGAGAACTTGAAAAGTATGAGGATATTTTAAAAAAAGCTGATGGTGTATTTTTTAATGATTATAAAGAAGTAAGAGAAAAATTTATGAAACTTGAACAAGTTTTAAAGGATTGTAATAGAGTATTTGTACCATCACATAATGATTTAGTTTCAGAAAACCTAGTAAAGGATACAGATGGTAGAATGTATTTAATAGATTGGGAATACAGTGGAATTAATGATGATATGTGGGATTTAGCAGGACTTTCTTTAGAAAATAGTTTTTCAGAAGATGATATAGAATTAATGTTTAGACTTTATTTTAATGGAGAGCCAGATGAAAATTCAAGAAAAAGATTACTTATTCATCAAATAAGTCAAGATATATTATGGGCTGTATGGACATTAATTAAGGAAAATGAAGGCGATGATTTCGGAACATATGGCATTGATAGATACAATAGAGGAAAAGAAAATCTAAAAAAACTAGAAGCTGAATTTTAA
- a CDS encoding YcxB family protein: protein MRMIEVRYKNTEEQWVDFSVYKMSSQSEKDRLAILRRNLFLGIGILIGVLYCILAMQDYQKGDSPAFSIILGIVFTGIGIFGYFKLPTYWIKRAKKNFKDFFKKNERVLARTIEVLLERESLIITRNKEKIKILLSNITNVEEVNNCIYIIAKDNSGIVIPNDAFKNQDDRVNFKVAITNGKK from the coding sequence ATGAGAATGATTGAGGTAAGATATAAAAATACTGAAGAACAATGGGTGGATTTTTCTGTTTATAAAATGAGTAGTCAAAGTGAAAAAGATAGATTGGCCATATTAAGGAGAAATTTATTTTTGGGAATAGGTATTTTAATTGGAGTACTATATTGTATTTTAGCAATGCAAGATTATCAAAAAGGTGATAGTCCCGCATTTTCTATTATTTTGGGAATTGTTTTTACTGGTATAGGCATATTTGGTTATTTTAAATTGCCTACATATTGGATTAAAAGAGCAAAGAAAAATTTTAAGGATTTCTTTAAAAAAAATGAAAGAGTATTGGCAAGAACAATAGAGGTTTTATTAGAGAGAGAATCATTGATAATAACCAGAAATAAGGAAAAAATAAAGATTTTATTAAGCAATATAACAAATGTTGAAGAAGTAAATAATTGTATTTATATAATTGCAAAAGATAATTCAGGAATAGTTATTCCAAATGATGCTTTTAAAAACCAAGATGATAGAGTAAATTTTAAAGTTGCTATAACTAATGGTAAAAAATAA
- a CDS encoding cadherin-like beta sandwich domain-containing protein: MGEKINKKRIISLFVALTCMFSLLPVQFGTIKVQAATSLDINGSQYALNVTGTKLEGNTIDTGVKVDSTKTIYNTQGRFKEFQIDLPKYKNEIVEPKKTERDDVKGEITETEQKTIIDRKIDINSINRIGKEDLKDIDVITEQTQTKSISGDIVNGVRIDNIPLGTNEVMYKITEKTTVITTKTVFKVNVDGTTSLISGPTTSQTQEELVSSPTPITIEHAENYAQGKIKKIDFKSYVGSKDNYDNQPDNGGKNKVPFLYDKELLTTDTESFFTYEHIVNDQVQNLQYAINFEESFNLNGAKVWMDGASKGDITSNGNVITGSLQKTDSKIMVIKMPTSSGGSGDDNTLGKNYAIKMKFIDENASNDYTLRKLDIESKYNDITDATNYIEKEFKDVTVPGQSKRYEGKIHLDKNSGKVKITPQFGKESGYVVKLSNHYIDEYGNIRIKQQDFDKFVSFNNSDKENIIYMDVYEGSDNSDELGALLATYELKVVLEGEKSAFDFGFGNTILKDANGGTKEVNFNSSVHKYDLYVTDPSKKVTITYKTGLPESNAVIKVNGISENIPIIGGVAEFDLNKSGGKQLTISVYKDGNLVSDKYIFNVQGDSDDGEGELPSAQNAYLSYLNFSTGDLKNEDGNSGFLRETLNYDLLVKPDTKIVDVTAIVDEPKASITEAKVVETGEIYNLTSGTKGQIPLQASGTTTLQIVVTAENGKDKKKYTVVINHDDRGNNADLKDIELSTGEYEFDSDDDEIKVRVDQDVKKIKVKPIPVDSNYSNIIVDGEKFTGDAISVSLQGQWKTEIDIDVIAEDRSTEKTYTLIIYRSNDSLDDIKDPDYDDDDEEDDDDAYYDESSRIWIDMSKYEEWAKIKGKYIYFDKRGRQVKDAWVKVEGEWFYVNKYGHRTTGWKKESDGRWYYLDRNGRMTIGWFYDKDSRSQYYFNGNGTMHVGWLYMGGNWYYFDSSGKMLQNEKAYIDGDWYSFSTFGIMYK; the protein is encoded by the coding sequence ATGGGGGAGAAAATTAATAAAAAGAGAATTATATCGCTATTTGTAGCATTAACATGTATGTTTTCTTTATTGCCAGTACAGTTTGGAACAATAAAAGTACAAGCAGCTACAAGTTTAGATATTAATGGCTCTCAGTATGCATTAAATGTTACTGGTACCAAGCTTGAAGGTAATACTATTGATACTGGTGTAAAAGTTGATAGTACTAAAACTATTTATAATACACAAGGTAGATTTAAAGAATTTCAAATAGATTTACCAAAGTATAAGAATGAAATAGTTGAACCAAAGAAGACTGAAAGAGACGATGTTAAAGGAGAAATAACTGAGACTGAACAAAAAACAATAATAGATAGAAAGATAGATATTAATTCTATAAACAGAATAGGAAAAGAAGATTTAAAAGATATTGATGTTATAACAGAACAAACTCAAACTAAGTCAATTTCAGGTGATATTGTTAATGGTGTTAGAATAGACAATATTCCACTAGGAACTAATGAAGTAATGTATAAAATAACTGAAAAGACTACTGTTATTACTACAAAAACAGTTTTTAAGGTAAATGTTGATGGTACAACTTCATTGATTTCAGGACCTACTACAAGTCAAACACAAGAAGAACTAGTAAGTTCTCCAACACCTATAACTATTGAGCATGCAGAAAATTATGCTCAAGGTAAAATAAAAAAGATTGATTTTAAAAGTTATGTAGGATCAAAGGATAATTATGATAACCAACCTGATAATGGAGGAAAAAATAAGGTTCCATTTTTATATGATAAAGAACTTTTAACTACAGATACTGAAAGCTTTTTTACTTATGAACATATAGTAAATGACCAAGTACAAAATTTACAATATGCTATAAATTTTGAGGAGTCATTTAATTTAAATGGAGCTAAAGTATGGATGGATGGAGCTAGTAAAGGTGATATAACTAGTAATGGAAATGTAATTACTGGATCTTTACAAAAAACAGATTCAAAAATTATGGTAATTAAAATGCCTACTAGTAGTGGAGGCAGTGGTGATGATAACACTTTAGGTAAAAACTATGCAATTAAAATGAAATTCATAGATGAGAATGCTAGTAATGACTATACATTAAGAAAATTAGATATAGAAAGTAAGTATAATGATATAACAGATGCTACTAACTATATAGAAAAAGAATTTAAAGATGTTACTGTGCCAGGACAATCTAAGAGATATGAGGGAAAAATTCATTTAGATAAGAATTCTGGAAAAGTTAAAATAACACCACAGTTTGGTAAAGAAAGTGGATATGTAGTAAAGTTAAGTAATCATTATATTGATGAATATGGCAACATTAGAATAAAACAACAAGACTTTGATAAGTTTGTATCATTTAATAATAGTGATAAAGAAAATATAATATATATGGATGTATATGAAGGATCTGACAATTCAGATGAATTAGGAGCACTTTTAGCAACTTATGAGTTAAAAGTTGTATTAGAAGGAGAAAAATCAGCATTTGATTTTGGATTTGGTAATACAATTTTAAAAGATGCTAATGGTGGTACTAAAGAAGTTAACTTTAATTCATCAGTTCATAAGTATGATTTATATGTAACAGATCCATCAAAGAAGGTTACAATTACTTATAAAACTGGATTACCTGAAAGTAATGCGGTGATTAAGGTAAATGGAATTTCAGAAAATATTCCTATAATAGGTGGGGTAGCTGAATTTGATTTAAATAAATCAGGTGGTAAACAATTAACTATTAGTGTTTATAAGGATGGAAATTTAGTCTCTGATAAGTATATATTTAATGTACAAGGAGATTCAGATGATGGAGAAGGAGAACTTCCAAGTGCTCAAAATGCATATTTAAGCTATTTAAATTTTAGTACTGGAGACTTAAAGAATGAAGATGGAAATTCTGGCTTTTTAAGAGAAACATTAAATTATGATTTATTAGTAAAACCAGATACTAAAATTGTTGATGTTACAGCAATAGTTGATGAACCTAAAGCAAGTATAACTGAAGCAAAAGTTGTTGAAACAGGAGAAATTTATAATTTAACTTCAGGTACAAAAGGTCAAATCCCATTACAAGCAAGTGGAACAACAACATTACAAATAGTTGTTACAGCAGAAAATGGTAAAGATAAAAAGAAGTACACTGTAGTTATTAATCATGATGATAGAGGAAATAATGCTGATTTAAAAGATATTGAATTAAGCACTGGAGAATATGAATTTGATTCTGATGATGATGAGATTAAAGTACGTGTTGATCAAGATGTGAAAAAAATTAAAGTTAAACCAATACCTGTAGATTCAAATTATTCAAATATTATTGTAGATGGTGAAAAATTTACAGGAGATGCAATTTCAGTAAGTCTTCAAGGTCAATGGAAAACAGAAATTGATATAGATGTAATAGCAGAAGATAGAAGTACTGAAAAAACATATACTTTAATTATATATAGAAGTAATGATTCTTTAGATGATATTAAAGATCCAGATTATGACGATGATGACGAAGAAGATGATGACGATGCTTATTACGATGAAAGTAGTAGAATTTGGATTGATATGAGTAAATATGAGGAATGGGCAAAAATAAAAGGAAAATATATTTACTTTGATAAGAGAGGAAGACAAGTTAAAGACGCTTGGGTAAAGGTTGAAGGTGAATGGTTCTATGTTAATAAATATGGACATAGAACAACTGGATGGAAGAAAGAAAGTGATGGTAGATGGTACTATCTTGATAGAAATGGTAGAATGACAATTGGTTGGTTCTATGATAAAGATAGTAGAAGTCAATATTATTTCAATGGAAATGGAACAATGCATGTAGGTTGGCTATATATGGGTGGAAACTGGTATTATTTTGATTCAAGCGGTAAAATGCTTCAAAATGAAAAGGCATATATAGATGGTGATTGGTATTCATTCTCTACTTTTGGAATAATGTATAAATAA